A window of Buchnera aphidicola (Cinara confinis) genomic DNA:
GAAATTTTTTTGTAGATAATGTTATTAAATAAAAAATATTATTTATTATTTGAATTTTTATTTTTTTATTAATTAATTTAAAATTTAAATTAGTTTCTTTAGGCGCGTTTCGACAGATATGTAATAATTTCTTTCCAGAAATGCTTGTATTTCCTGCTTTAAAAAATGAGTAATGTTTATGACTTATGTTAATATTTATTTCTATTTCTAAGTTAGATGATGTTAACTTTAATCTATCTTGATTAATATTTATTAAAATATTTTCTAAAATAGGAAAAATTGGATTTTTTGTTATAATATTAACAATTTTTTTAATATGTATTAGTAATATTTCTTTTTTTATGATAAATTTCATATTATTATGAGGTTAATTGATAAGATAAATTTAAAAAATCATGATGAATTTTTTTGTTTTTTTCAGATAATTCTTTGATCTTTCTGCATGCATGTAATACAGTGGTGTGATCTTTACCACCAAAAGCCATGCCAATTTCTGATAAACTATGATTAGTTAATTTTTTTACTAAAGCCATAGCTATTTGTCGAGGTTGTGAAATTGATCGCGTTCTTTGTTTTGATAACATATCTGAAATTTTAATGTTAAAATATTCAGCGACTAGTTTTTGAATATTTTTTATAGTTATTTTTTCTTTTTGAAAAATTAATAAATCTTGTAAGGTGCTCTGAGCTATTTCTATATCTATATTTTTATTATTAAATAAAGCGTTATTTTGGAGTTTATTAAGTACCCCTTCTAATTCTCTAACATTAGAGCATAATTTTGTTGCTATAAATTGCGCTACTTCGAAAGGTAATTTGATCTTTTTTTCTGATGCTTTATGTAACAGGATAGCTATTCTAGTATTTAAATCAGGTGGATTAATTGAAATGGTTAACCCCCAACTAAATCTTGATTTTAAGCGATCCGCCATACCATTAATATCTTTGGGGTAACGATCTGAGGTTAAAATTATTTTTTGTTCCTTATCAAATAACGCATTAAATGTATGAAACAATTCTTCTTGTGATCTTTCTTTATTAGAAAAAAATTGAATGTCATCTATCATTAAAACGTCTACAGATCTATAATATTTTTTAAATTCTTCAATGGAGTTATTTTTTAGTGATTTTACCATATTTTGAACAAAACGTTCAGAATGAATATAAATAACTTTTGCAGTGTTTTTTTTTTTTAAAATAAAATTTCCAATAGCATGTAATAAATGTGTTTTTCCAAGTCCAGTATTTCCATATAAAAATAATGGATTATATGATGTTTTTAAATTTTTAGCTAGTTGATAAGATGAATATCGGGCTAATCGATTTGATTCTCCTTCAATAAAGTTATCAAAACAGTATTTTTTATTAATTTCTGTGTGATAATATGATTTAATGTAGTGTA
This region includes:
- the dnaA gene encoding chromosomal replication initiator protein DnaA, with the translated sequence MSLLIWKKCLNHLQKKLLPTEFSMWIRPLRAKVKKDALHLFAPNHFVLDWVKNKYIHYFKNLLNKFSKKKNILLTLKIDEITTKHLITTNTYYSKYNSLNQKKINKKSFNHNIHYIKSYYHTEINKKYCFDNFIEGESNRLARYSSYQLAKNLKTSYNPLFLYGNTGLGKTHLLHAIGNFILKKKNTAKVIYIHSERFVQNMVKSLKNNSIEEFKKYYRSVDVLMIDDIQFFSNKERSQEELFHTFNALFDKEQKIILTSDRYPKDINGMADRLKSRFSWGLTISINPPDLNTRIAILLHKASEKKIKLPFEVAQFIATKLCSNVRELEGVLNKLQNNALFNNKNIDIEIAQSTLQDLLIFQKEKITIKNIQKLVAEYFNIKISDMLSKQRTRSISQPRQIAMALVKKLTNHSLSEIGMAFGGKDHTTVLHACRKIKELSEKNKKIHHDFLNLSYQLTS